CTCAAGTCCCTGACGCTCATCCATCGTTTGTTGAATGATGGAGACCCGATTTTCCATGACGAGATAATGTATGCGACCAGGCGTGGTACTAGGTTGTTGAATCTGTCTGATTTTAGAGATGAGGCTCACTCTAGTTCATGGGACCACTCTGCTTTTGTGAGGACTTATGGTATGTATCTGGATCAGAGGCTTGAGCTGATTCTGTTTGATAGAAAGTGTGGCGGCGGCAGTGGTCCTAGTAGAAGTGTTCATGGTGGTGGTAATGTTCACAGTGAGGATAGGTATGGAGGCAGAGATGATTTCAGGTCGCCGCCACCTCGTGGGTCTGATTATGATTACGGTGATTATAGAGGAGATAATGGGAATTATGGGGGAAGGACGAGAAGGTCAAGGTCATATGGGGATATGAGTGATGCTGTGGTGGTGAGAGatgggaaagaagagagaagggtaGTGACGCCACTGAGGGAAATGAAGCCAGAAAGGATTTTCGGAAGAATGGGTCACTTGCAGAGGCTATTGGATAGATTCTTGGCATGTAGGCCAACTGGTCTGGCGAAGAATAGTAGGTtgatcttggtcgccttgtacCCTGTTGTGAAGGAGAGTTTTCAGCTATATGCAGATATCTGTGAGGTTTTGGCTGTTTTGCTTGATAAGTTTTTTGATATGGAGTACCAAGATTGTGTCAAGGCTTTCGATGCTTATGCTAGTGCGGCCAAGCAAATTGATGAGTTGATTGCGTTCTACAATTGGTGTAAGGAGACAGGGATGGCAAGATCGTCTGAGTATCCTGAAGTGCAAAGGATTACCAGTAAGTTGTTGGAGACATTGGAGGAGTTTGTGAGGGATAGAGCAAAGAGACCCAAGAGCCCCGAGAGGAGAGAGGAATTGCCTCCTGTGGCTCAGGAGGAGGAGCCTGTGCCTGACATGAATGAGATAAAGGCGTTACCTCCACCAGAGAATTATACTCCTGCACCGCCACCAGAGCCAGAACCGGAGCCACCGAAGCCGCAAGTGACAGGGGATTTGGTGGATCTGAGGGACGAGGGAGTCACTGCTGATGATCAAGGTAATAAATTTGCATTGGCTCTGTTTGCGGGGCCACCAGCTAATGGCAATGGTTCATGGGAAGCATTCCCATCTAATGGTGGGCCAGAAGTGACTTCTGCTTGGCAAAACCCAGCTGCTGAAACGGGCAAGGAAGATTGGGAATTGGCATTGGTCGAGACAGCCAGTAACTTGTCAAAACAGAAAGCGGCTTTAGGTGgtggacttgatcctttgctaCTGAATGGCATGTATGACCAGGGAATGGTAAGGCAACATGTCAGCACTGCTCAGTTGAGTGGAGGTAGTGCGAGCAGTGTTGCTTTACCTGGTCTTGGCAAGAGCACAACCCCAGTACTGGCTCTCCCTGCACCTGATGGAACTGTCCAAACAGTTAACCAGGACCCTTTTGCTGCATCATTGAGCGTCCCTCCTCCTTCGTATGTACAGATGGCAGATATGGAGCAGAAACAGCATTTGCTTGTGCAAGAGCAGCAAGTGTGGCAGCAGTATGCAGTGCATGGAATGCGAGGCCAAGCCACCTTGGCCAAGATCAGTGGGGCAAGTTATTTTGCGCAACCTACTATGCCTATGCCTTATGGCTTGCCACCGGTCAATGGAATGGGGCCGCCGACCGGGTATTATCATTCTCCTTATTGATGTGACTTGCTTATACCTATACAGCtctgtttttgctttgttttggaGTTATGAATTTAGTCGTATGTTATGTTATGATCCTTTTTATACTTCTGGTGCATGGGTTGTGGAAGAGGGAGGAGTGAACCAAGAGAGTATTCATTTTGAGGAAGATTTTCGGATGCCGACATCCAGTGGGATCCTGCACCTGTTTGTGCTTCTTGTAATATTAGAATTTCCATGAATTCGGCCTCTTGTGCCGTCATTGCTAGCAGAAGTGGAACTAATTTGTCATCGTGTAGTGACTTCATGCATTGTTGTTTCATTTGTAAAAGTAGACTGACTATCAAAACCAGTTTTAACGTTCCCTGTCCCAAGTATGCATGGAAATGTTTCCAGAGGATTCAGTTCTTCAAtctagatttttgtttttgccgCTCTGGTTTCTGTTTCTCGTGTCACTTGGAATCATCCGGAGCTTGTTTGCTTTGTTGATGAGTGTCAAGATTTCTGATGATCATGAAAAAGGCTCATGGTATAAGCTTGGGACAGATGTACAACTCTCCCTAAAGGTTAAACCTTGGGTCCAATTTTGACTGCTTTGGCTGGACAACTCCAGCTCCGAGCCCTTAAATTGACTTGACGAAGACAGAACGATTAAACAACTGAAATGGATAAGAATAATAGGGCGCATTAGTAGTTATGGAGAACGACAGATACTCCATAGCCTCCCACAAAATGCcaagaaaggagaaaattaattgatttgaattGACTTTTGAGTTTTGGACGTTAGCCCTTGGTCCTCCTGACTTTGAATGATTTTTCGTCAAAAATCAAGAACCTACTTACTGAATATCTTTTGGATGTGAttgatttgaattgaaatcGTATTTGTAAAGTCCATTATAAAGTATGTTTGAGCTAAATAGTGTTtggactttttaaaaaaaaaaagagttttggACTTTAGCCCTTGGTCCTCCTGACTTTGAATGATTTTTCGTCATTGGGGCTAAATCAAGAACCTACTTACTGCAATATCCCTTTTGGACTTTACCCCCTTGTCCTGGTTGTCCGCACTAAGGAGCATATCCCGCGACTCCCGTGACCTCCGCACCTTGACGCGTGGTTTCCGGACTTATCTCGACTAGTCTAACCAGGCGGGGTCGACCTGGATTGTCTTTGCAAATTGGTAAAGATCGTATAGAGTTTCAAATTTAGGTCACTCAAATCGCGACATTATCTCCACGATGGCTGAGTGGTATCCATGTATCCGGTGTTTATCGGGCAAATCGAATCGATTTGCCCCCAAAAGCTGATGGATTCCCAAATCTTTCACGACTGTTCAGCACGACATGACCTTAGAAAAGGAGAAGATCCTCGCGTTGGGTAAAATTGCATTGGAACCGGACACGAATTGCCGTCTTCATGGATGATGCTAGATTCCTCTCCTCAGTGGAGACGCCACGTATCGGAATATTGTATTTATGGGCTCGTGTCGTTTCCTTGGCAACTTTACTGGTCGCTTCCTGCTGTGCTCTGGAGAGCcctaagaaaaggaaaaggtccTCGCAAAGGTCCTCAAAGCACCTTTGAATATATAGGAGGAGAGAAAAGcgaaggggagggggagggagggatggGATGGTGACACGAAAGTAAAGCAGAGCCACTCAGTCCAAAGCGACTTTTGATGTCTAGGTGTCCGATCGCTGTGTCGTGTGGTGTCGATCCCATGCTACGCTCTCGACTGCCTTTAAGGTTAAACATGAGGGGGATTAGCGGCCTAAAACAAGCATCAATTGTATGAAAGTAAGCAGTGAATCTTATGGATCCTTGCTAGACTATTGTAAGGTGGCATTGAAATCGACACTTCAAATCAAGCTGAGTCGGATTAAACTAACGTGCACGCATCCGAGGTCGTAGATAGGATTAAGAATATGCGGTGTGTGTGTAGTGGAACCTCATCCTCTCCGAACGGGATTTGGGCCCAGTGTGAAGATGGGCTGCCGTCGGCCCAAATTTGAAAGGaaagatctttttcttttttcctttgatcacGAGGAATTTCTCTTCAAGTAGATAAAATAATGTAGGCATATGAAAATGCACACCGAATTATTTTGGATACCAAATGAAACACTTAGCCGCAGAACCCATGAAggattaaaaacaaaaaaaaacactccACCAAATCTTTGATTAAGCAGAAGACAAGATGTACATTTCATGACTCATCATCATAATTATCCTTTGGACTTAAGACGGAAACGACGCGAAGAAGGCTTAGGCTTTGTTCCATCTCTATATACAATTATCTCGCCTCCCCCCTGAAGAACGGGAAATCTCACCAAACAAAATGCCATCCTAGTCTTTGAAGAGCACGTCCTCCGCGATGCCCATCAGCGCTCCCGCCGCGCCGGGATCGAACTTCCTCGCGAAGAGGAACGGGTCGTGCCTCCGGTGCGCCAGCAGGTCCGTCCCGTTGGCCCCGCCGTCGCCGTACCGGGGCCGCTCGTTCCTCAGCCGGCGGATCAGCTCGGCGCCCACCTCGCCCGCCCGGTACGTCCGGGGGTGCCCGTCGCTCCGGCCCCTCCAGTCCACGTGGGTCAGGGTGCATGGCACGTACCCGCGCGGGTCCCGCATGCTGAGGAGCGTCGGGAAGTAGTGCTCCTCCGGGTAGCACGGGGCGCGCGGCACGCAGGGGAGCCGGAACTTGGACCAGAGGCGCgtgtccgccgccgccgcgcggGCGTGCCGCCGCGTCAGCGCCCAGAACTGGGACCCGATCCGGAAGTCCTCGAGGGTCACCTCCGGGAGCATCGCGTCGGGCCCGCGCGCCGCCCACCGGTCGTACCGCCCCGGCTCGTTCTGAGGATCTCGATGAAGCTCTTCCCCGATCGGGCCAGGGTCCGGTGGGTGAAGTTGAAGGAGCGGAGGGGGACGCAGGACGGGGAGAGGAGGGCGAACATGGCGTTGCCCCGGTCGTGGAGGAGCGCGCGGGAGAGCAGCCGGCGCGCCGCCGCGATGAGCGTCGGGGTGTGGCGGCGGGACGGCTTGGACGGGATGACGCGACCGGCGAACACGCCGGAGAAGCGCGGGCCGGGCTTCCGGGTCGGGTCGGCGTGGACGTAGATGTTGTAGAGGTCTTCCGGGGCGGTGCGGAAGTAGGCCTCCCACAGCGGGGCGAAGGGGAGGCCCGTTGTGGTCAGGAACATGAAGGCCAGCTTCTTGGGCCGCGTGGGATTCGAGCTGACCCGGGACGCCACCCGGAAGAGCGCCTCGTCCTCCGCATCGTCGTAACTGAACGCCGGCGgcgttggcggcggcggcggcggcggcggcgggttaGAGGCGGGGTTCTTGGCGTTTGCGATTATGGGCAGTTCATCCGTCGGGATTCTTGATTCTAAGATCCTGGCTTCGAGGTTGGCCTTGATGTCGAACCGGGCATTCGGCAAATGGGTTGCGGGTATGGACAAggggtcgccgccgccgccgccgtccgcagCGGAGGAGGAGGTCGTGGCGGCGGGGCCGTTGTTGATGGTGAAGACAATGACCAGGGGCAAGCAGAGAAGCAGGGCACAGAAGAGAGGGAGCGGGTTCGGGGACAACATCCTCTCGTCCCTCTCGCTCAGCTCAGCTCAGCTCTCCCCAGGGAAAGACAAGGAGAAGaggtcaaaaagacaaaagggcaAAAGGGAAAGCGAGTGACTGCGACCgaaagagaaagagacagagagacagagacagagaggagcGGGATCTGGAACTGGAGCGAGAAGATGGTGGTGGGGTTAAGGGCTGTACTTATGCTAAATCCACGGCTCGGATCGGGGCGCTCACGTTAAGCAGAGTCACTCGACGAACCCCACTCCCCGAAAAGCAACAGATAAAAGCAAGCGAAAACCGACTCCTGCTCCGTTCTCGGCAAATGGCGCTTTCCATGTCGGGAAGGTCATTTGCAGATTTCCAGTTCACAGTATCTTTCCCTTTAAAGACCCACATCATTATAACTGATGAGCTTTTTCCTTCGAGCACCATCCAACCTTCCCAAAATCGCCCCAGCATATTTAAAGCTCTTGCCTTAATCgttcgacgacgacgacgaccccgcttccctcccttccttccttccttccttccttcctcgtGACGATACGTGGCGGGGGTCTCAGGCGATGCACGTTTCCCCCGTCCGCACGCCGACGAGGAACGAACGGCTGCTCGTCTCGTCTTTTTTTCCGGGGCCTTTTTCTGCCTCGGGATGCGGGGATGGAGCCTTGTCCGAGCCGTGCTTCCACGGCGGTGCACACGCGGCGGCCATGCCGAGTTCGAGCAAAAGGGTGGTGGTGCCGCCTGAAGATCGTGGGGCTGTCACGTTTAAGGTTCGGCCTTGTGGGGAGAACCCGAACCTCCGTTCTAGTGTTCTTTCGGGAGGGTCAGGAGCAAAGGACCGAACACGTGACTCGCGGCTATACAAAACCGATCACagttgaaaaaaagaagggaagcaGGGCAAAAGCGACAGTTCATGAGGTTTGAGTAATTATTATGAATGACTAGATTATGCCAAAATTGGATATTCGTGTGTATCTTATCTTTCGTGATTcgattcatgtgagttataggGGGCGTTTAAGCATCGGTTGGTCCTTTTTGGGGTGCAATTTGTTCGGCACTCACCGAAAAGAATAATGATATCTGTCATTACCTAACGCCAGGCTTACTGAGGCCTCGGGATTATACATGGACCTTGGATTGATCCCAACCGCCCATCTCTTCGCACTTTGGTGATCGCTAAATTGGATCGGTCGGTTCAATTTGTTCAGTCGGTTCCAAATTACCTGCACAGTTTAATTGGGACCCACATGGAAATGGTTCAAGAATCGAGTaccatgaaaaaagaaaaaaaactgatcaaagtgaaaaatgaaattattgaaTTGAGTCGAATCgcaaaaataaattaagcaaCGTGACATCCTCATATACGTACTTAATGTGTACCAAGGCTCCGAAAAGTGGCGGCAGTAGAAGGGCCATCCTACatgtttggaaaaataaagaaatgagcCGAAGTATAGCAAGTAAAATCTCTATAGTATGATTGCACTTTCACATCTGCAATAATATAACAATTACAAGCAATCGAAACAATATAATCAATGCATGAGCATAGGCCTCACCTTCTTTGCAAGAGCCTCACACAAATCCATGGTTTAATTCAATCAATGCACACGTATGACATATAATTTCTTGatgttttagtaatattttgTACTTTATCAACATGCGTATATCATATACATTCGTAAGCATCCAtcatctttttcacttttccttctgAACACTCTCGGAGCATCTCAGTTTTGAGGTATCTCACAACATCCGCCCACAAGGCATCTCTCTATACTCATACATAATTTTAAACACGGGGCATCTCGAAACACTCACTAAGGCATCTTGAAACACTTCCAAGGGTATCGCGACACGTGGAGCAATGTCAACACCCTCACATGGATGAcgacacttttctttttcattattcaaTGTTATCATGCAACACTATTGCACATAAATAAGATTGACATCAACATTCAGTGCACCACACTATTTTACTTAACCATCATCGATTGAACATATTCAATATCAACATTCCATGCATACTCTTCTCAACTATAACGGACGTGTATTTATTGTATAATGATGCTTAATAACATATGAAAAACTAGGATATCTAGAGAATAGAAAGCatgtaaactttttttttttttttgaaaatcggTAACCCATATATTTAGTAACTTCTAGATTTGTTGACTCGCTTGAATTGGTAACTCTCCATATTTGGTAACCCGTTGAAATCAATAACTTTCTCATTTCTTACCCTTTTTACACTCTTTTCACCAAAATACTATCAATCACCAAATAATTTACTCATACTTCTTATCATAACAATTAAAATTATCAGCCCACATACCACTATCAAAATTCACACAAATGAGGAATCCAATATGTTATTATCAAACACACACATGATTATAAAACTCATTTAAAGTAAACACCCATCAAACAACCTAGTTAAGTACTTATTAGAATAACTTACTTTAGTGCCTAGGGGTAATCAGTTCCTAGTCCGATTGGGTTCCAAAGTGGAATTGAGAATTGGATCGGGAGGACCAGTTCCTAATTTTGGGATCGGTGCAGTCCTCAGTTCCCAAATGGCCCTACCAAATGGTTTGGCTTGGTCTAATTCGACGACACTGGCCACTCCATGAAGATTTTagtctaaatttaatttatatatacgTGCTTAAGAAATTAAGTAgtctattttaggatttattgcttttttgttttttaaaaacaaattggTCCAGTCCAATTCTCCCCAGAATCAGGAACCCAATCGAAAATCACCggtttcatttttatggaattgggaaccggatCAAACTAGTTGATCCAAGTGGCTCCTAGTTTGGGTAGTCCGATATGCTCATCACTATTAGCGCCTAGAGTTTTCACTTACCTTGATAATAGCTTGCATAAAATCaaggctttatcttttcttcaaaataaaacaaaaccaaaatcaatgatttttgcCTTAAAAATGACAAACCCATTGAGGCAATTAACAAGTTTACCTCATCCAAGCCTGAAAATGAATTGGAGACTTTAATCAAATACAAACGTGGGACCTTTTGCTTTTACACTTAGAATTAAAAGTGAAAGTTGAAAGAAAAGTGGAGAGTGATTGATGAAGTACTGGAGTGTGGCCTTGTCTTGggaactctctctttctttctctcttcctaaTTTTATACATGGCCATAACAAggaatgaaagaggagatgggtTAACCATAGTTAGTGAAGTTAATGTTTATAGGTTGAAATCATTGAATCAAAGAGTGGAGGGGGCAAGTGTTCCAATAGAAAATCTTCATATGGCCCCTAGGTGAATAGCTTAGGCAAGTGGCACATTCTCATAAGTTAATAGAATAGatatttgaattcaaatgaAAGATGGCTTCTTTTTTGCCAAGTAAGGAAGTAAGTCACCCCTTGTATTAATGAACCGGAAGTTAGTATTGATGAAATAGGCGTGACATCAACATATGTTAAGTTCAATGTTTCACTTTTCCGATGGAGGAAAGCTAGTATTAAGTTCAAAGTCTCACTGGCCAAAGGAAGAGAGAGCCAAAAAAACAACTTTCCAAAGTagctttttcaattaaattactaaggaataaaagaaatcaaTACATAAGTAAGAAAATTAGTATTTGTTCTAAATATCGATAAATCTGAATTTGAACCTGTCAAAATGTTGTAGTAAAACTTTTCAAATATAAGTAAATAATTAACATAATGAATTTCTAACCTATGGCTTAAATGTAATAGTCACATTAATTGATTGCATAAATTTCTTATGTGTGACATTCATCACAACCAAATTTCTTGTACTAATAAATGTAGGAATTTTTTGGATGCACACGTAGGACACAGTCTAAGCTACTCCACACCGAGACTAATCACCTTTGTTGTCATGGAAGCTACTCAAGCCTTCACCGCCATTCATTGATCATCACTATTGTCATTAGAGGATGTGTTGTCTCTGCCCGCTTTTGAATCATCACTGAAATCTAGCCGTAGGCCTCGATTTTAGGGTTGCCGGCATTGTCACATCCCTTAGCTACTTATCACTCGTTATCATCTAAGCCCAAGCCGTCATCATTGATCATTGTCAAGCTCCCGTGATTGATGAAGAATTAGCCATGTTGgggaaagaggaagatgaacaaagagtGGAGCTGAGTAAGGGTGAGTATGGTTCTACAGTAGAATCAGGAATCTGAGAATTGGTCCAATTTTAGGTTCTAAAATATATAGGATAGGCTTTGggttccaaaaattaggaaagctATTTTGATTGGTAGGTTTTAGGTGGAATTGAAAACTTAGAACTTGAAACAAGTCtatgtatttttcttgttctctaTCTTAGCACGATTGTGTGACATTTCATGGCATCTAATAATAAGTGTCTAATTTAAAACCACTAATTTGAACTTCCATTGTCAGTAATATTTATAAATGAGACTTCTACTTTCCAcatttttgctttacttttgcAGTCATTTGCTCATGCTCTAGGTTATCGAAGatgttttcaattattttatggCGAGAACTTGCTTACCTAGATTAGAACAAAGTCtcccatttttttgttttttttttttctgataaaTGTATGGGAAGTCTttaaacttgtcatgaaagtgtaattaagtcccaaaacaatcaaaaaatgcaattaagtccttaaAGACTTGTCAcaaagtataattgagttctaaaatttttaaaagtacaatcaagtcctaataCTCATTGAATTGATCTAACTAGGTCATTTagttgattgtattttttgaaggttttataatttgattgtacttttgtgacaagttttagaattgattacatttttgaaagttttaaaactcaattgcactttctcgACAAATTTAGAATCTTTAGTTcacttatttctttcttttccagttCGTTTAGTACTTTTTCATGCGCCATTACTATATCTGTCTGAATGACTTGCAACAAGTTGGAAAATGATTCGCAAAAAAAGGCCACTGGCATCGAAATCTTGAATTTGGAAGTCCCAACAAGTTTTTTAACTTATATAATGAGATTTTCTGGAGATATGTTGTGTGTATCGCAAGAAAAGGTTTTGGTCGAGTCTTTAACGGAGGCTCTGAAAGGAAGTCCTTCGAGGGGGCTTGGAAAAGAGGGGTGTGAGATTTCCCGATGCAGCCAAGTTGATGTGGGGATATAAGTGCGGACGGGTTTGCCGGGGACGAAGTCGTTTGCAGAAGAGGATGAATAAACACATAATGAGAGAGGGAGCGAATAATATTGTGCATTGATTAGATTTAGGTGAACCTTTGAATCCCAACTCAGCCCCAAATAATGGATCCCAAACCGAAACCATGCAATTCACGCACCTAAGCCTAGCAATCGCCAAAAATCAGATCATGCACAagcaatttatttatcaaaGAGCCACACTCACCGTGACGCTTCGAGGAAATTGCTGTGAGGATCGAGTCCTAAGACACAATCCAAGTTGCACCACGGTGAGATAAGCTGCCTTTATCGTTTTCATCGCAATTCGCCGATCATCACTACCGCTATTGGAGGCCACCTAGCTTTGAATCACCATTGAAATCAAGCCCTAGGGCTTTGTTTTGTGGTTGTCGACATTGTCATGTCCTCCAACTGCTTGCCAGTAGCCACCATCTAAGTCCAAGCCATCGTCAACGAATGCCAAGCTTTTACAATTGATGAAGAATTGGCTGCGTTTgggaaagaggaagatgaatggagAGTGAAGCTTAGgccaaataaagaagaaaagagtgaaaaagagaggaggaaaaaatgaagaagaataaaatctcttaagacaaaaatgcccctAGTCATGACAAGAAAATTGGCACGTGATATGCACATGCTTGCTAGCCTGCGAAAATTTGGCCGCCAGTGAACAAAATTTACTTTGGActctttttcaagaaaatgaccctatttcaagttcttatttgaacCTTTTCACAATTAATTGTACAAAtacattaaataagaaaattcagtGCAGGATAGCCAGactgatttcaatttcttttgctaGCAAAAAGGGTGGCGAAATTCTCTCTAAACTTAATTTAACAATTTCCCAAGATTCGTACTTTCAAATTTATCTAAATGATCACTCACAATTGTAAGAATAATATGTTGCTGGTTAAACTCGTCATTTTCACTATAAAACATTTTTGGACATCGCCGATAATTAGGTGCAT
This genomic stretch from Eucalyptus grandis isolate ANBG69807.140 chromosome 3, ASM1654582v1, whole genome shotgun sequence harbors:
- the LOC104437665 gene encoding LOW QUALITY PROTEIN: glycosyltransferase BC10 (The sequence of the model RefSeq protein was modified relative to this genomic sequence to represent the inferred CDS: inserted 1 base in 1 codon), yielding MLSPNPLPLFCALLLCLPLVIVFTINNGPAATTSSSAADGGGGGDPLSIPATHLPNARFDIKANLEARILESRIPTDELPIIANAKNPASNPPPPPPPPPTPPAFSYDDAEDEALFRVASRVSSNPTRPKKLAFMFLTTTGLPFAPLWEAYFRTAPEDLYNIYVHADPTRKPGPRFSGVFAGRVIPSKPSRRHTPTLIAAARRLLSRALLHDRGNAMFALLSPSCVPLRSFNFTHRTLARSGKSFIEILRXEPGRYDRWAARGPDAMLPEVTLEDFRIGSQFWALTRRHARAAAADTRLWSKFRLPCVPRAPCYPEEHYFPTLLSMRDPRGYVPCTLTHVDWRGRSDGHPRTYRAGEVGAELIRRLRNERPRYGDGGANGTDLLAHRRHDPFLFARKFDPGAAGALMGIAEDVLFKD
- the LOC104437664 gene encoding putative clathrin assembly protein At2g25430, which produces MSQSTIRKALGAVKDQTSIGLAKVASNLAPELEVAVVKATSHDDDPADEKYLRRILNLTSYSRGYVTACVSALTKRLSKTRDYIVALKSLTLIHRLLNDGDPIFHDEIMYATRRGTRLLNLSDFRDEAHSSSWDHSAFVRTYGMYLDQRLELILFDRKCGGGSGPSRSVHGGGNVHSEDRYGGRDDFRSPPPRGSDYDYGDYRGDNGNYGGRTRRSRSYGDMSDAVVVRDGKEERRVVTPLREMKPERIFGRMGHLQRLLDRFLACRPTGLAKNSRLILVALYPVVKESFQLYADICEVLAVLLDKFFDMEYQDCVKAFDAYASAAKQIDELIAFYNWCKETGMARSSEYPEVQRITSKLLETLEEFVRDRAKRPKSPERREELPPVAQEEEPVPDMNEIKALPPPENYTPAPPPEPEPEPPKPQVTGDLVDLRDEGVTADDQGNKFALALFAGPPANGNGSWEAFPSNGGPEVTSAWQNPAAETGKEDWELALVETASNLSKQKAALGGGLDPLLLNGMYDQGMVRQHVSTAQLSGGSASSVALPGLGKSTTPVLALPAPDGTVQTVNQDPFAASLSVPPPSYVQMADMEQKQHLLVQEQQVWQQYAVHGMRGQATLAKISGASYFAQPTMPMPYGLPPVNGMGPPTGYYHSPY